One window of the Niallia circulans genome contains the following:
- a CDS encoding replication-relaxation family protein: MKVYYYLSKSKKRRIQLESIDIYALLFLNEQGILSQPQFYEFYSLLKHISDAAFRRKMSRWDNANIIEKRKEKMQNGYEMAIINLTPAGQTILKKLGYLDMEEKLKYQAKSNLDHTLAIKQSVIEVLKCISQKEPFYIADGGKYVIPFKEDNYEDLEQPIIIFKKQNFGNDLIPSLKSLSQYNATFIDRHKELGVLQSFVPQEFPHIKEQLGERTGLIPDWIFKIRDTFLYIEVDSGNEKIKTKRDHTNTIIEKHDVRSIEGKLYRYEELARNDREHNHKVIFALMDDSDVVITKNIHSNKDIRIANLKHEIAHMNDYKDWKIEIYVTGMKRFYSVVEAVSKELNTNIKSDTYEVYKEAFITLIMTGLRPNWKNLKFRLVRKLSYQAHGILANNLNFIPDFLFKYYQDTEDKYEQYFIPVFIREGNVKDMERLAYYAIPTADGRFKYNAKILALYKRKEELLNDVIRKTKKVVTNKITKEIVDNNGMDIDNIVFVAIDDISKGKLLLYNANKKQIDKSQLF; encoded by the coding sequence TTGAAAGTATATTATTATTTATCTAAATCAAAAAAACGGCGTATTCAATTAGAAAGCATAGATATATACGCACTTCTTTTCTTGAACGAACAGGGCATATTATCACAACCTCAGTTTTATGAATTTTACTCTCTCTTAAAACATATAAGTGATGCTGCTTTCCGAAGAAAAATGAGCCGTTGGGACAATGCTAACATTATAGAAAAAAGAAAAGAAAAAATGCAAAATGGATATGAAATGGCAATCATCAACTTAACACCTGCAGGTCAAACAATTCTCAAAAAACTCGGTTACTTGGATATGGAAGAAAAACTGAAATACCAAGCAAAGAGCAACTTAGATCACACACTCGCTATTAAACAATCTGTTATAGAAGTTTTAAAGTGCATTAGTCAGAAAGAGCCTTTTTATATCGCTGATGGAGGAAAGTATGTTATTCCGTTCAAAGAAGATAACTATGAAGATTTAGAACAACCTATTATTATCTTTAAAAAGCAAAATTTCGGTAATGACCTTATTCCCTCTTTAAAATCGTTATCCCAGTACAATGCTACTTTCATCGACAGACACAAAGAATTAGGTGTGCTGCAATCTTTTGTACCACAGGAATTCCCCCATATTAAAGAGCAACTTGGTGAAAGGACTGGATTAATACCAGATTGGATATTTAAAATTAGGGACACATTCCTCTACATCGAAGTGGATAGTGGAAATGAAAAAATTAAAACAAAACGTGATCATACCAATACTATAATTGAAAAGCATGATGTAAGATCTATCGAAGGAAAACTGTACCGTTATGAAGAGTTGGCTAGGAACGATAGAGAGCATAACCACAAAGTTATCTTCGCTTTAATGGATGATAGTGATGTGGTAATAACCAAGAACATCCATAGCAACAAAGACATTCGTATTGCCAACTTAAAACATGAAATTGCTCATATGAACGACTACAAAGACTGGAAAATCGAGATTTATGTTACCGGTATGAAAAGATTTTACTCAGTTGTAGAAGCAGTAAGTAAAGAACTGAATACTAACATAAAATCAGACACCTATGAAGTATACAAAGAAGCATTTATCACTTTAATTATGACCGGGTTAAGACCAAATTGGAAAAACCTAAAATTCAGGCTTGTCCGTAAGCTCTCATATCAAGCTCATGGAATATTAGCAAACAATTTAAACTTTATTCCAGACTTTTTGTTTAAATACTATCAGGATACAGAAGATAAATACGAACAATATTTTATTCCTGTATTTATTAGAGAAGGAAACGTAAAAGACATGGAGAGGTTGGCATATTATGCAATTCCTACAGCCGATGGTCGGTTCAAATACAATGCAAAGATATTGGCATTGTATAAAAGAAAAGAGGAACTATTAAATGATGTCATTCGGAAAACAAAGAAAGTAGTCACCAATAAGATAACGAAAGAAATTGTTGATAATAACGGAATGGATATAGACAATATAGTATTCGTTGCTATAGATGATATATCCAAAGGTAAACTTCTTCTTTACAATGCTAATAAGAAACAAATCGATAAAAGCCAGTTATTCTAG
- a CDS encoding sacsin N-terminal ATP-binding-like domain-containing protein encodes MSNEEVLLNKVLDASSNTIWDELKKIKESSEIEKRTIRRRWIWELIQNASDCTPKGKKIDIKIIYSNKKIIFSHNGLPFSYGNLLDLITQISSKQSSEEKKTGKFGTGFMSTHLLSDVVQIQGSFIQEDNKYKKLEFTVDRSGENYSDIKNKTKIMLEQLELITKSQEALQATYEDTKFIYSIEDENIREAVEEGIVDLKESIPYVLAFNENINSITYNGNCYKKGKEDISKKNDKLKVVRIDASDNNKELLILNKKNVTIGCAIERKDNKLYFLAIPSIMPKVFCEFPLIGTEEFSFPIIINSKLFEVERDRNAIRDSNPLNNELIKVAVSLYKELIDYCSNSNMTRNEFNICVLKPNVTSTIQTYSYKEIKEYIEKSAIIPIQGSERLAYKDNEGKFKIGIPKTKKNIHNNLFWDILSKNKGLKIPTKDTYLGWAAVFGGNVDFSWMNNVLKDLNIETLMGWLEKDTLYSDWLNTFYSLWISDAGVEEVVESAFVPNQINEFVQFGNIYFDNNIDIELKEILTLLGGKIKKQLLNQDIVSFNQYFEEHPDRIKTNELCSDQIDIKVSQLLSKEAIDREERKEDTQKIFNRLTNWFLANPEKSKEWFETLYSKRMMLSSPEENLRRYKIAEKIEENNIKYEDLDEIISNRDKVLEIINNSDLSREDIIEQLKHIVTSTEEMRHYVENLIRRSTENIYNYLSGLKDYTLPASLEEWLNEKYSDTVFPAKYKKDDIRIVIRPSDYQKIIFYYDEELEALDDYAYQLWTDDGEKQRWVTLGDLLKTTGISKIPLTKI; translated from the coding sequence ATGTCTAATGAAGAAGTATTATTAAATAAAGTTTTAGATGCGAGTTCTAATACAATTTGGGATGAATTGAAAAAGATAAAAGAGTCATCAGAAATTGAAAAAAGGACTATTAGGCGTAGGTGGATATGGGAACTCATCCAGAATGCATCTGATTGTACACCGAAAGGTAAGAAGATAGATATAAAAATTATTTATTCTAATAAGAAAATTATATTTAGCCATAATGGGCTACCTTTTTCCTATGGAAATTTATTAGATTTAATCACTCAAATTTCTTCTAAACAAAGTTCAGAAGAAAAGAAAACAGGGAAGTTTGGAACTGGTTTTATGTCAACCCATTTATTGTCAGATGTTGTACAAATTCAAGGGTCTTTTATTCAAGAAGATAATAAGTATAAAAAACTAGAGTTCACCGTTGATAGATCTGGAGAAAATTATAGCGATATTAAGAATAAAACAAAAATAATGTTAGAACAACTAGAACTAATAACCAAAAGTCAAGAGGCATTACAAGCTACGTATGAGGATACAAAATTCATTTATTCAATAGAAGATGAAAACATAAGAGAAGCAGTAGAGGAAGGGATAGTTGATTTAAAAGAGTCTATCCCATATGTTTTAGCTTTTAATGAGAATATAAATTCTATTACTTACAATGGGAATTGTTACAAGAAGGGTAAAGAAGATATTTCAAAAAAAAATGACAAGCTAAAAGTTGTTCGAATTGATGCTTCTGATAATAATAAAGAGTTGCTAATATTAAATAAAAAAAATGTAACTATTGGATGCGCAATTGAGCGTAAAGATAATAAGTTATATTTCTTAGCGATCCCTAGTATTATGCCAAAAGTTTTCTGTGAATTTCCGCTGATAGGAACTGAAGAATTCAGTTTTCCTATAATCATTAATTCGAAATTATTTGAAGTAGAAAGAGATAGAAATGCCATTCGAGATAGCAATCCTTTAAATAATGAATTAATCAAGGTAGCAGTCTCTTTATATAAGGAATTAATAGATTATTGTTCTAATAGCAATATGACTAGAAATGAATTTAATATTTGTGTACTAAAACCCAATGTCACATCAACTATTCAAACATATAGCTATAAAGAAATTAAAGAATATATTGAGAAGAGTGCAATTATACCTATTCAGGGTTCAGAGCGATTAGCATATAAAGATAATGAAGGAAAGTTTAAAATAGGTATACCAAAGACAAAAAAGAATATACATAATAATTTATTTTGGGATATTTTATCTAAGAATAAAGGGTTAAAGATACCGACAAAAGATACATACTTAGGTTGGGCTGCGGTATTTGGAGGGAATGTTGATTTCTCTTGGATGAACAATGTTCTTAAAGATCTAAATATTGAAACATTAATGGGATGGTTGGAAAAAGATACTCTATACTCAGATTGGTTAAATACGTTTTATTCTCTTTGGATTAGTGATGCAGGAGTTGAAGAAGTTGTAGAATCTGCATTTGTACCGAATCAGATCAATGAATTTGTACAATTTGGTAATATTTATTTTGATAACAATATTGATATTGAATTAAAGGAGATTTTAACATTATTGGGGGGCAAAATAAAAAAGCAGCTATTAAACCAAGACATTGTGTCATTCAATCAATATTTTGAAGAACATCCAGATAGAATTAAGACTAATGAATTATGTTCCGATCAAATAGATATAAAAGTATCACAACTGTTAAGCAAAGAAGCAATTGATAGGGAGGAAAGAAAAGAAGATACTCAAAAGATATTTAATAGATTAACTAATTGGTTCCTAGCAAATCCAGAAAAATCAAAAGAGTGGTTTGAAACTTTATACTCAAAGAGAATGATGTTATCTTCTCCAGAAGAAAATCTAAGAAGATATAAAATAGCAGAAAAAATAGAAGAGAATAATATTAAGTATGAAGATTTAGATGAAATTATTAGTAATAGAGACAAAGTATTAGAGATTATTAATAACTCTGATCTGAGTAGAGAAGATATAATCGAACAATTAAAACATATTGTTACTTCAACAGAAGAGATGAGACACTATGTTGAGAATTTAATACGAAGAAGTACAGAAAATATTTATAATTATTTAAGTGGTCTTAAAGATTATACACTTCCAGCAAGTTTAGAAGAATGGTTGAATGAAAAGTATTCTGATACAGTATTTCCAGCTAAGTATAAAAAAGATGATATTAGAATCGTTATTCGTCCAAGTGATTATCAAAAAATCATATTTTATTATGATGAAGAATTAGAGGCTTTAGATGATTATGCCTATCAATTGTGGACAGATGACGGAGAAAAGCAAAGATGGGTTACTCTAGGTGATTTGCTTAAAACAACTGGTATTTCTAAAATTCCATTAACTAAGATATGA
- a CDS encoding glycoside hydrolase family 1 protein, which yields MNFPKDFLWGAAIAANQAEGAWNIDGKGVSGPDIYAFGGKNNPRRITRVIEENTFYPSHEAVDFYHHYKEDIALFAEMGLKIFRFSINWTRIFPTGEEPEPNEKGLLFYERVIDECLKHGIEPLITISHYEVPYALTEKYNGWSSRDMIDIYLNFCKALFTRYKGKVKYWITFNEINSATRKTGGFRNQGILNPGTTSNRDIDDIPQLRFQGLHHQFLASAKAVKLAHEIDPNYQVGCMILFGTAYPLTCKPEDVLITQSKNQITNWFCGDVMVRGSYPTYMKRYFKENNITIESQEDDSNILLEGVVDFYSFSYYMSICHTSDEGLPKTQGNMLGGASNPYLSESEWGWQIDPIGLRYTLNEVYDRYQIPLMITENGLGATDTVNEDGTIDDDYRISYLKQHIEQMGEAIEDGVDLLGYTAWSCIDMVSAASGEMEKRYGFIYVDADNLGNGTKKRIKKKSFHWYKEVIETNGESLKKDF from the coding sequence ATGAATTTTCCTAAAGATTTTTTATGGGGGGCAGCTATTGCTGCTAACCAGGCAGAGGGAGCATGGAACATTGATGGTAAAGGTGTCAGTGGGCCAGATATTTATGCATTTGGTGGTAAAAATAATCCTAGAAGAATTACTAGAGTAATCGAAGAGAACACATTCTATCCAAGTCACGAGGCAGTAGATTTTTATCATCATTATAAAGAAGATATTGCTTTATTTGCAGAAATGGGACTTAAAATTTTTAGATTTTCTATTAATTGGACTAGAATCTTTCCAACTGGTGAAGAACCAGAACCTAATGAAAAAGGACTTCTTTTCTATGAGCGTGTCATAGATGAATGTCTAAAACATGGTATAGAACCACTTATTACTATCTCTCACTACGAAGTGCCATATGCTTTGACAGAGAAATATAATGGATGGTCTAGTAGAGATATGATAGATATTTACTTGAATTTTTGTAAGGCTTTATTTACTCGTTATAAAGGAAAGGTAAAATATTGGATTACATTTAACGAGATAAATAGTGCAACAAGAAAGACTGGAGGATTTAGAAATCAAGGGATTTTGAATCCAGGAACGACTAGTAATAGAGATATAGATGATATTCCTCAGTTAAGATTTCAAGGCTTGCATCATCAATTTTTAGCATCTGCAAAAGCAGTGAAACTAGCTCATGAAATTGATCCTAACTATCAAGTTGGGTGTATGATTCTTTTTGGTACAGCATATCCACTTACATGTAAACCAGAGGATGTTCTAATCACTCAAAGTAAAAACCAAATTACTAACTGGTTTTGTGGAGATGTAATGGTTAGAGGAAGTTATCCAACCTACATGAAGAGATATTTTAAAGAAAATAACATTACAATTGAATCCCAAGAAGATGATTCAAATATATTGTTAGAAGGAGTAGTAGACTTTTATAGCTTTTCCTATTATATGTCTATTTGTCATACTTCTGACGAGGGATTACCAAAAACCCAAGGTAATATGCTTGGGGGAGCTTCCAATCCGTACCTATCAGAAAGTGAATGGGGTTGGCAAATAGACCCTATAGGCTTGAGATATACATTAAATGAAGTATATGACAGATACCAAATTCCATTAATGATTACAGAGAATGGTCTTGGGGCTACTGATACAGTTAATGAAGATGGAACAATAGATGATGATTATCGAATCTCGTATTTAAAGCAACACATTGAACAAATGGGAGAAGCTATTGAAGATGGCGTTGATCTATTAGGATATACAGCTTGGAGTTGTATTGACATGGTTAGTGCTGCTTCTGGAGAAATGGAAAAACGATATGGCTTTATTTATGTAGATGCTGATAATTTGGGAAATGGAACAAAGAAAAGAATTAAGAAGAAATCATTTCATTGGTACAAGGAAGTTATTGAAACTAACGGGGAAAGTTTGAAAAAAGATTTTTAA
- a CDS encoding PTS sugar transporter subunit IIA: protein MKTNLISPVLGTVKDIAESSDFMFAEKILGDGIFVSPTDSYVIAPCDGKINSITKSKHAITLYTDNQVPVLLHIGIDTVELNGKGFDLFVKEGQLVKAGQKLAKVDFDFIKEQGYDNATIMIIPEKKYKVDKMNLDKNLVSYEQILEVY, encoded by the coding sequence ATGAAAACCAATCTTATTAGCCCAGTATTAGGAACTGTAAAGGATATAGCAGAGAGTTCAGATTTTATGTTTGCGGAAAAAATTCTAGGAGATGGGATTTTCGTTTCTCCAACTGATTCATATGTAATTGCCCCTTGCGATGGGAAAATTAATTCAATTACTAAAAGTAAACATGCAATTACCCTATATACAGATAATCAGGTTCCCGTTCTGCTTCACATCGGAATTGATACAGTAGAGCTTAATGGTAAAGGATTTGATTTATTTGTTAAAGAAGGTCAGTTAGTAAAAGCAGGACAGAAATTAGCAAAAGTAGATTTTGATTTTATTAAAGAACAGGGTTATGACAATGCAACAATTATGATTATTCCTGAAAAAAAATATAAAGTAGATAAAATGAATTTAGATAAAAATTTAGTATCATATGAACAAATTTTAGAAGTTTATTAA
- a CDS encoding TIR domain-containing protein, which translates to MFRTINDIKDKISTNNRKNTTYIHPIASPEEIAKYIAAYSNSNGGDIILGIKDDGITLSIKKFVFKLNIGNILALLDGVVKIEYNHFIFQGNNLFYISINKADELVKVNNIPYKINKDGEVEEMAIKKVFISYAHKDSDLVNILEEELKKHKNIKVTRDINVTAYRDSLDEFMKTIKEHDFVISVVSSAYIKSLNCMYEVMHLMQDKDYLEKLFFIIVNRDDVEYYAEKNRYDGFEAKIYDVMDRLKYVTHWRDKKVELEQSIKEAGLSPDLMANLAVDMRKLNSVIPSMDDFIKLLSDKVGRSFKEMYEDEFKEILDTVNR; encoded by the coding sequence GTGTTTAGAACAATTAATGATATTAAAGACAAAATAAGTACAAATAATAGAAAGAATACTACATACATACACCCCATTGCGAGTCCTGAAGAAATAGCGAAATATATTGCTGCATACTCGAACAGTAATGGTGGAGATATTATTTTAGGTATAAAAGATGATGGCATAACATTAAGCATAAAAAAGTTCGTATTTAAGCTTAATATAGGCAATATTCTTGCTTTATTAGATGGTGTGGTGAAAATTGAATATAATCATTTTATATTTCAAGGTAATAATCTTTTTTACATTTCTATTAATAAAGCAGACGAGTTAGTAAAAGTAAATAATATACCCTATAAAATTAATAAAGATGGTGAAGTAGAAGAGATGGCGATAAAAAAAGTTTTTATTTCGTATGCACATAAAGATAGCGATCTAGTGAATATTCTAGAAGAAGAATTGAAAAAACATAAAAACATCAAAGTAACTCGTGATATAAATGTTACAGCATACAGAGATAGTTTGGACGAATTTATGAAGACTATTAAGGAACATGATTTTGTTATCTCAGTAGTGAGTAGTGCCTATATCAAGTCACTAAATTGTATGTATGAAGTTATGCATTTAATGCAAGATAAAGATTATCTAGAAAAGTTATTTTTTATTATTGTTAATAGAGATGATGTAGAATACTATGCTGAAAAAAATAGATATGATGGCTTTGAAGCGAAAATTTATGATGTTATGGATAGATTAAAATATGTTACTCATTGGAGAGATAAAAAAGTAGAACTTGAGCAAAGTATTAAAGAAGCTGGGCTTTCACCAGATTTAATGGCCAATCTAGCGGTAGATATGCGAAAGTTAAATTCTGTAATACCTTCAATGGATGACTTCATCAAGTTGTTGAGCGATAAAGTAGGCAGATCATTTAAAGAAATGTACGAGGATGAATTTAAGGAAATATTAGATACAGTTAATAGATAG
- a CDS encoding helix-turn-helix domain-containing protein — translation MSDLLIGRLIKELRKKNNMTMVDFAKKIKISQPSLSKIESGRQELSFYLLESICHEFGITRSQFFQMVERDSIYHQTSPVIDLEEPVDANKEIEHKIGELVSKMTFEQKRALYIFLFSSIKE, via the coding sequence ATGAGTGATTTATTAATTGGAAGACTAATCAAGGAACTTAGAAAGAAAAATAATATGACAATGGTTGACTTTGCTAAGAAAATTAAAATATCCCAGCCATCCTTATCTAAGATTGAATCAGGTAGACAAGAATTATCATTTTACCTGTTAGAATCTATTTGTCATGAATTTGGAATTACTAGAAGTCAATTTTTTCAGATGGTTGAAAGGGATAGCATATATCATCAAACATCCCCTGTAATTGACTTAGAGGAACCTGTTGATGCGAACAAAGAAATTGAGCATAAAATCGGAGAGTTAGTTTCAAAGATGACGTTTGAACAAAAAAGAGCATTGTACATCTTTTTATTTTCCAGTATTAAAGAATAA
- a CDS encoding PTS transporter subunit EIIC: protein MNFHDTAKEILSSIGGSNNVSDVTHCMTRLRVSAADPTKVDIEKIENVDLVKKVIQRGQNFQIVIGEEVDDVYEEFVKLKEEGKDSKVEVDKDSASTNQADFKKPNPILRVIDTISGCLVPILPALIASGLFSGILSLVTSLGWVDNKTSTYTILSAFSSAPLYFLPFLLAYSSSTRLKVNPAITLGVAAISLYPQLTQLFASGDPIDLFGLPVSAVTYSQNLIPILLIVWIQSLIEPKLSKAIPTYLRTLFLPLIEYIVLGAIMLLIVGPIAGLLNDGLYNLFHTLSQGYSWLIVSVLGGFNAIRIGAGLNHSILPIAVANFSALGYDNIVGPAMHATVFSLAGACFGLMFKSKNPTVRQTSVSAGFTALMGISEPAVFSVMLTNKRTLLATSIAGFVGGLAMGILHVSVNALGTKGIPGIALLIGPTFISGIIGCVISFVLAFILAYVLGEDKRLSL, encoded by the coding sequence ATGAATTTCCATGACACCGCAAAAGAAATTTTAAGTTCTATTGGTGGAAGTAATAATGTTTCAGACGTTACACATTGTATGACTAGATTAAGAGTAAGTGCAGCTGACCCAACAAAAGTAGATATTGAGAAGATTGAGAATGTCGATCTTGTAAAAAAAGTAATTCAAAGGGGACAAAACTTTCAAATTGTTATTGGTGAGGAAGTTGATGATGTTTATGAGGAATTTGTCAAATTAAAAGAAGAAGGAAAAGATTCGAAGGTTGAAGTGGATAAAGATTCTGCTAGTACTAACCAAGCAGATTTTAAGAAGCCGAATCCAATATTAAGAGTTATTGATACCATTTCTGGATGTCTTGTGCCGATTCTTCCAGCATTAATTGCTAGTGGTTTATTTTCAGGGATATTATCCTTAGTTACATCATTAGGATGGGTGGATAATAAGACTTCTACCTATACAATTTTGAGTGCATTCAGCTCAGCACCACTATATTTCTTACCATTTTTACTTGCTTATAGTAGTTCTACTAGATTAAAAGTAAATCCTGCTATTACATTAGGAGTTGCAGCTATTTCATTATACCCGCAATTAACTCAATTGTTTGCGTCTGGAGATCCAATAGATTTATTCGGTTTACCAGTAAGTGCAGTAACTTATTCTCAGAACTTAATTCCTATACTATTAATTGTTTGGATACAGAGTTTAATTGAACCGAAATTAAGTAAAGCAATACCTACTTATTTAAGAACTTTATTTTTACCTTTGATTGAATATATAGTACTAGGAGCTATAATGCTATTGATTGTTGGACCAATAGCGGGGTTACTAAATGATGGACTATATAATCTTTTCCATACATTATCCCAAGGATATAGCTGGTTAATTGTTTCTGTACTAGGTGGTTTTAACGCTATTAGAATTGGTGCTGGTTTGAATCATTCTATATTACCGATAGCAGTAGCTAACTTTTCAGCGTTAGGTTATGACAATATTGTAGGACCTGCAATGCATGCAACTGTATTCTCTTTAGCTGGTGCATGTTTCGGATTAATGTTTAAGTCAAAAAATCCTACGGTAAGACAAACCTCAGTATCTGCTGGATTCACAGCTTTGATGGGGATTTCAGAGCCTGCTGTTTTTAGTGTTATGTTAACAAATAAACGAACACTACTGGCTACTTCTATAGCAGGATTTGTTGGGGGATTAGCAATGGGTATTTTACATGTGTCGGTTAATGCCCTAGGTACTAAAGGTATACCAGGAATAGCCTTGCTAATTGGGCCAACATTTATTTCTGGAATAATTGGTTGTGTAATTTCTTTTGTATTAGCATTTATCCTGGCATATGTGCTAGGTGAAGATAAAAGACTTAGTCTGTAA
- a CDS encoding MFS transporter has translation MNKKYLILFTVIIGAFVGNLEAVLPNTAVSVISQSLGTSVEVTTWVLTIYTLLFATFMPLASKIGSIIGNRNLYIWSLAMFTLFSLLCGFTNSLGLLIIFRALQGISIAACLPCAMVIISQHFDAKERGKAMGILGMVVASSTAIGAPLGGILTDYLGWHSIFYIIVPVTVIGFLLSLYVLPKEEVTRTRSSFDLKGAIYFSAFIIFLMLLISNAGKYGVVSLVNGIFAILIIVAFIAFIRTEKQVNSPFIPLDLFQNGAFNSVSISRALQMAMLYGALFLIPLYWSNVYNLTPKETGLALFLLPVTIMIISPIVGGLIDRFGSKPFMVIGMIFTSLGSLGLVFMPGTIWSINMTINLILLGIGFAMMQSSSMAAVTLVLPKNLLNVGVGIFNMLTFTGGTLGLTIFSSLVNYIHFKGVFLIMLIAGLLGVLILLKVKASSKVESQKMA, from the coding sequence ATGAATAAGAAATATTTAATATTATTTACTGTCATCATTGGAGCTTTTGTAGGTAACCTAGAAGCAGTTTTACCTAATACGGCAGTAAGTGTTATAAGTCAAAGTCTTGGTACTTCTGTAGAAGTGACTACCTGGGTTCTAACTATCTATACATTGCTTTTTGCTACTTTTATGCCACTTGCTAGTAAAATTGGTAGTATTATTGGTAATCGTAATTTATATATTTGGAGTTTAGCAATGTTCACTCTATTTTCATTGTTATGTGGTTTTACAAATAGCTTAGGACTATTAATAATATTTAGAGCTCTTCAAGGAATTTCTATTGCAGCTTGTCTTCCATGTGCAATGGTCATTATTTCTCAGCACTTTGATGCAAAAGAACGAGGAAAAGCAATGGGGATTTTGGGGATGGTTGTGGCAAGTTCAACAGCGATTGGTGCTCCACTAGGAGGTATTTTGACTGACTACTTAGGTTGGCATTCTATTTTTTACATTATTGTACCTGTTACTGTAATAGGTTTCCTTTTAAGTCTGTATGTCTTACCGAAAGAAGAGGTTACAAGAACAAGATCGTCCTTTGATTTAAAAGGAGCAATATACTTTTCAGCATTTATTATCTTTTTAATGTTGCTTATCTCAAATGCAGGTAAATATGGTGTTGTTTCTCTTGTTAATGGTATTTTTGCAATATTAATTATTGTTGCGTTTATAGCTTTTATAAGAACTGAAAAACAAGTGAATTCACCTTTTATTCCATTGGATTTATTCCAAAACGGAGCTTTTAATAGTGTCTCTATAAGTAGAGCGTTACAAATGGCAATGTTATACGGCGCATTATTTTTAATCCCTTTATATTGGAGTAATGTATATAATTTAACTCCAAAAGAAACAGGGTTAGCACTTTTCTTACTTCCGGTTACAATTATGATTATCTCCCCAATTGTTGGTGGATTAATTGACCGATTTGGTAGCAAACCTTTCATGGTAATTGGGATGATTTTTACTTCTCTAGGCTCATTAGGCTTAGTATTTATGCCAGGAACAATCTGGAGCATAAATATGACCATAAATCTTATACTGTTAGGAATAGGATTTGCCATGATGCAATCTTCATCTATGGCTGCAGTAACACTTGTTTTACCAAAGAACTTATTAAATGTAGGTGTGGGTATTTTTAATATGTTAACTTTTACAGGAGGTACTCTTGGACTAACTATATTTAGTTCTCTTGTGAATTATATACACTTTAAAGGAGTTTTTCTGATTATGTTGATTGCTGGCCTATTAGGGGTATTGATATTATTAAAAGTGAAAGCATCTTCTAAAGTAGAATCTCAAAAAATGGCATAG
- a CDS encoding MarR family winged helix-turn-helix transcriptional regulator, giving the protein MEHLKTDITLDFFKISNLLSRYGSKMVSEVGLTSIQQWIILRTIIEKGDISIGELKEETLVTKQNMTGMMNRLQESSIVLLYPDPEDKRRTRVKLTEEGLQIYEQLKSSRNDFNMQTYSIYTEEEIIVLNDLLSRLVNHLKMN; this is encoded by the coding sequence ATGGAACATTTAAAAACGGATATCACTTTAGATTTTTTTAAAATTTCTAATCTTTTAAGTAGATATGGTTCAAAAATGGTTTCTGAAGTTGGTTTAACTAGTATACAACAATGGATTATCCTTCGAACTATTATTGAAAAAGGAGATATTTCTATTGGTGAATTAAAAGAAGAGACTCTAGTAACAAAACAAAACATGACTGGCATGATGAATCGCCTTCAAGAGTCTAGTATTGTTTTGTTATATCCAGATCCTGAAGATAAAAGACGTACTAGAGTAAAACTTACAGAGGAAGGACTTCAGATTTATGAACAATTAAAATCATCACGTAATGATTTTAATATGCAAACTTATAGTATCTATACGGAGGAAGAAATAATAGTTCTCAATGACCTACTTAGTAGACTGGTCAATCATTTAAAAATGAACTAA
- a CDS encoding HesB/YadR/YfhF family protein has product MKILVSKEAIKWFKEEVGLEEGSAIRFYSQIYGTSPIQEGYALAFTIDTLHEDVAVQTVSEGLTFFIEDADLWFFNGHDLYVEYNNNIDELEYRYVKS; this is encoded by the coding sequence TTGAAAATTCTAGTCAGTAAAGAAGCTATAAAGTGGTTTAAGGAAGAAGTTGGATTGGAAGAAGGAAGTGCAATTAGATTTTACTCTCAGATATACGGAACAAGTCCCATTCAAGAGGGATATGCTCTAGCTTTTACCATAGATACTCTTCATGAAGATGTTGCTGTTCAAACAGTTTCAGAAGGTTTGACCTTTTTTATAGAAGATGCAGACTTATGGTTTTTTAATGGCCATGATTTGTATGTGGAATATAATAATAATATTGATGAATTAGAATATAGATATGTAAAATCTTAA